In one window of Gossypium arboreum isolate Shixiya-1 chromosome 4, ASM2569848v2, whole genome shotgun sequence DNA:
- the LOC108458481 gene encoding uncharacterized protein LOC108458481, translated as MGNCFFKSKKPTAEIAPCDCTRRFRPAPVAPTVRLYGSASSPVAAYIRFALLHKNVSLQLVPTEGDTLALEIGPETVSGHRETLLQFIEEKFPHPPLRFDLVERTPLVVKVTRLQHRSITWHLERMVRWVEDLRTRGKRKTVDPAVGSPRMELKKLEKNYAQLLEVMLEHAQMEERIVFPLLQRADPGLCKAANEEHARDLPVMNGIKEDMKSIGVMDYGTPASKEGLSNLSTRLKSLQKHCKEHFDEEEKDVLPLLEATELSGEEEKRVFEDCIEAMKVTHSHLFNFFLEGLLPSEAMDYVDLIMKCGDKQLRASMIQIISNAK; from the exons ATGGGGAATTGTTTCTTTAAGTCAAAGAAACCCACGGCGGAGATCGCCCCCTGCGATTGCACCAGGCGTTTTAGGCCTGCTCCGGTGGCACCCACCGTCCGCTTGTACGGTTCTGCTTCGAGTCCAGTCGCCGCCTACATCAGGTTCGCATTGCTTCACAAGAACGTGTCCCTGCAGTTGGTTCCCACCGAGGGCGACACACTTGCGCTGGAGATCGGGCCCGAAACGGTGTCGGGTCACCGGGAGACGCTGCTACAGTTCATAGAGGAGAAGTTCCCGCACCCGCCGCTGAGGTTTGATTTGGTAGAGAGGACGCCGTTGGTGGTTAAGGTAACGCGGTTGCAGCACAGGAGCATTACATGGCACCTGGAGAGGATGGTGAGGTGGGTGGAGGATTTACGGACGCGTGGGAAAAGGAAGACGGTAGATCCGGCGGTGGGAAGTCCGAGGATGGAGCTGAAAAAGTTGGAGAAGAATTACGCTCAATTGCTGGAGGTGATGTTGGAGCATGCTCAGATGGAGGAGAGAATCGTCTTTCCCCTGCTCCAAAGAGCAGATCCAG GACTATGTAAAGCTGCAAACGAGGAACATGCAAGGGACCTACCGGTTATGAATGGCATCAAAGAAGACATGAAATCCATCGGAGTTATGGATTACGGGACCCCTGCCAGCAAGGAAGGCCTCTCCAATCTTTCCACCCGCCTCAAATCATTACAG AAACACTGTAAAGAACATTTTGATGAGGAGGAGAAAGATGTACTGCCATTGTTAGAGGCAACGGAGCTGAgtggagaagaagaaaagaggGTATTTGAAGATTGCATTGAGGCGATGAAGGTAACTCATTCACATTTATTTAACTTTTTCCTGGAAGGCCTACTACCATCAGAAGCTATGGACTATGTGGACTTGATCATGAAATGCGGTGACAAACAACTAAGAGCCTCTATGATTCAGATTATTTCCAATGCCAAGTAA